The Sphingomonas sanguinis nucleotide sequence TGGTCATGGGTCTGACCGTCCTGAAGCCGGGCAGCGTGTGGAACACCATGCCCCCGCACATCCATGAGCGTCGCAGCGAGATCTACTTCTATTTCGAGCTCGACAATCTGGAGAGCGATCGCGTCATGCACTTCATGGGCGAGGGCGAGGCGACCCGCCATCTGGTCGTTAAGAACGAGGAAGCGGTCATTTCGCCGCCCTGGTCGATCCATATGGGGGCAGGGACCAAGGCCTATGCCTTTATCTGGGCGATGGCGGGCGAGAACCAGGACTATACCGACATGAACGTGCTCGACATCTGTCAGCTGGCATGAGCGCGGTGGCCAATCCCTTCGATCTTTCGGGCCGCGTCGCGGTCGTCACCGGCGCCAATACCGGCATCGGTCAGGCGATCGCGGTCGCGCTGGCGGCGGCGGGGGCGGATGTCGCCTGTGTCGGACGCACTCCTGCCGAGGAAACGGTCGAGACCATCCGGAGTCTCGGCCGAAGGGCGGAAATCGTCACCGCCGATCTGTCGACGATCGAGCCGGTGGAGCGGATCGTCACGGAGACGCTCGACCGGCTCGGCCGCCTCGACATTCTGGTGAACAATGCGGGCATCATCCGCCGCGCCGATGCGGTGGACTTCACCGAAGAGGACTGGGATGCGGTGGTCGACACCAATCTAAAATCGGTGTTCTTTCTGTGTCAGGCTGCCGGGCGGCATATGATCGCGCAGGGCGGCGGCCGGATCATCAACATTGCCTCCATGCTGACCTTTCAGGGCGGCATTCGTGTGCCGAGCTATACGGCATCGAAATCGGGCATCGGCGGGCTGACCAAGCTGCTGGCCAACGAATGGGCGAAGCACGGGGTGACGGTCAACGCGATCGCACCGGGCTATATTGCCACCAACAACACCGCCGCACTCCAGGCCGATACGGCGCGTAACACGGCGATCCTCGATCGCATCCCGGCGGGACGGTGGGGCGATCCGTCCGATCTTGGCGGGGCGGCGGTATTCTTGGCGTCT carries:
- the kduD gene encoding 2-dehydro-3-deoxy-D-gluconate 5-dehydrogenase KduD — its product is MANPFDLSGRVAVVTGANTGIGQAIAVALAAAGADVACVGRTPAEETVETIRSLGRRAEIVTADLSTIEPVERIVTETLDRLGRLDILVNNAGIIRRADAVDFTEEDWDAVVDTNLKSVFFLCQAAGRHMIAQGGGRIINIASMLTFQGGIRVPSYTASKSGIGGLTKLLANEWAKHGVTVNAIAPGYIATNNTAALQADTARNTAILDRIPAGRWGDPSDLGGAAVFLASGAAAYVQGHVLAVDGGWLAR